The genomic region TTAATGCTGGGGTGACGATCGCGACGAAGTATGATTCGCGTAGTTTTCTTTCGGCTATACCACCGTGTAAGTATCCTCTTGCGCCTACGTATAGCATGGCGGCGTTTGCTGCCCGTAACGAGAGTTCTGAGGCACTGATTCGGGCTTGAATGACTTGTTTAAATAAGGGGCGATCGCATCCCTGCTGGCTCATTTGGGTGGCGATCGCGTAGGTTTTCTCGCGGGTCGTTGCTAGACTAGCAGCTAGGTCTTCTACTTGGTCGTCTAGAAAGCAGTTGACGTGTCCGTAGCGTTGATTTGCCCGTTCCATAATTTGGATACAGCTAGCTACTAGACCTAAGCCCATGCCAACTTGCGTCAAAATAAACCCAGGACGGATACGATTGACATATTCTTCGCAGGGGGCAGCAAGAATTAATTCATCGGGTACGAAGACATCGCGGAAGATGCAGCTGTAAGTATTGCTACCTTCTAAAGCGATGAAATGAGCGTTGCAACGCAGAGTTAATCCTGTGAGTTCGTCGGAAACGATCGCCATGAGATAGTCATCGCTATCTGCTAATCTTGCGGCAATGCCAAAGTGATGTCCTGCACCTAAGTTGGAAACC from Chroococcidiopsis sp. SAG 2025 harbors:
- a CDS encoding acyl-CoA dehydrogenase family protein; its protein translation is MQVVSNLSDRTVARRQAPETMLAELQKAIATQLAPQVADIDLKGQYPRQFMHLVGELGGYKQAVAVEYGGAGNGLKAAVQAIEAISQECLCTGFMTWCQIACTWYMQNSDNAYLKQHLLPLVATGKVLGGTGLSNPMKHFAGIEKIALVAERHPGGYVLNGMLPWVSNLGAGHHFGIAARLADSDDYLMAIVSDELTGLTLRCNAHFIALEGSNTYSCIFRDVFVPDELILAAPCEEYVNRIRPGFILTQVGMGLGLVASCIQIMERANQRYGHVNCFLDDQVEDLAASLATTREKTYAIATQMSQQGCDRPLFKQVIQARISASELSLRAANAAMLYVGARGYLHGGIAERKLRESYFVAIVTPALKQLKKMLHDIEKSEVRSQKSEVPTT